ctgacaagaaaaggtattgcagctcatcttgggcttgatctgccACGTGATctcagccaaaaggccgagaagcaataGAATAAACTTTAATAAGTACAATTAATTATCTCGATTCTGGAATAAGGATGCCAACATTCCAAGGTTGTCCTGAAGTATCCAACAGCAACAACATATATTTTTGTAGGATCTTTTAGCGCAGTAACATGTTCCAAGGGGCTTTGCAAGAGCATTATAAAaggaaatttgacaccaagccacaaagTGGTATTAGGTCAAGGAGCAAAGCTTGGTCAAATAGATTTAAGGTGAAAAGCGAGTTGGAATGGTGAAGAATTTGAAAAGGGGATTTTCAGAATTTAAGGCTTTGGCAGCTGAGTGCATGGCTGCCAAAAGTGGTGCAATTATAATTGGGTCTAGAGCATTCTAAAGCAAAATTAGACACTGCACCACCATATTAGGGCAGTTGGCCAAagtcaaagtggtaggttttagggagcctgtttaaaaaaaaagagaagtcGAGACTTGGtgagtttagggaaggaattccgtaGCTTAGGACATAGGCATCTGAAGGCATGGCTACCAGTAGTGAAATTATTAAAATCGGGGCTACTGGAGAGGCCAGAATGAGATGTGCACAGAGGATTGTGACAAGAGGTTacagatatggggaggggagaggccTTGGAGCGATTTTAAAAcgaggagaattttaaaatggaaagGCTGCTTAAGGAGCCTATGTAGGTCcgtgagcacaggcatgatggggtgCAGGGTTTTGGAGTTAAGATACAGGCAGCGTCTTGGATGGGCTCCAGTTTTTGGAGGCTGGAAAATGGAAAGCCTTCCCTTGGGATGTATTCAAATACCCAAGTCTAGAGGTAACTAAGCCACGGTTGAGGAACCCGGCAACAGGCGAGCTGAGACAGGTGTAGAGTCAGGCAAAATTACAGAAGTAGAAATAGGCGGTCTTGGCGATGGAGCGGGTATGTGGTCGGAAGCCCGTCTCAGGAACCAGGTTACGAAGAGACTGCTTCAGCCTCAAGACCGGTGACAGGAAGTGGGATGGAATCCAGAAATTAAAGATGAACCTCCTGGAAACAGCTGAAGGATGCATCCTGGGTGAAAAATCATTGCAGCAATGAAAAAAAATGTTTGCTTTCATTTTCTTTTGGGCACCAATTTATTAACCAGTGTTGGCAACTCCTACTGCATCAGTGAGAAATTCAAGGAAGAAAGAAAACAGTCCGAAGGAGAAAGAATAATAGAAAAAATTGCTGCATGTACGAGCTAAGAAAGTAAAAGTGAAATAGCAGAAAAGGGTAACCCAATTGTTGGCTTTCATTGTAGAAGTCATATCTGGTTTCCATACTTTTTCTCCTGCTACATTCAAGAAGTTTGTGTTTTTCATATACTATCACTACTCACTCCTGTACTTCTCAAACTACTCGAGCTTCAAGTCGATGTCACCATTATCCTTTAACATAGTACTTCATGACTCTACATAATATTTATTACTCTGACCATTCATCTTGGATGCTGATTCAGGTTCTGGATTGCGTAGGGACTAGACTCCTTATTTAGCCACATTTCCTTGTCCCTTTGTTCCTTCTGCTCTACTCTGTCTACCATCACAGCTGCCACCTCTGGGCTGAAGATATTGTCCGAGGCCCGGTACTGTCTCGTCAGCCGTCGGAATGAAGCATCAGAAGAGGCGTCATCCTCATCATCTGAAATCTTGGTACGACCATTTTCACTTTCTGGATTGTCTTGCGGCTCGCTAAGGAGCTTCCTAATATCTTGTCTCACCAACACGTGAAATCCAAAAGCACAGAGGATGAATACTAAGCCAGAGCACACGCCCGAAACAAAGAACAGGGCTGCTTTCTCCGGGAGACCTGAGGTGAAACAGATTAAGGGGGGAAAATCAAACCTTTGTATGTAATCTGTAAACAGAGATGCCACCCAGCTAGCTTTTGAATGGCCTTCCTGAAATTTCTGAAATGTAAAGCAGAAGACAAGGGGGAAATTTCAAACTCCCAAAACAGGTGGGTTTGGGTGGAATGTTAACAATCTCAAACATTAACTCAAACAGCCTCGAACTCTGTCACTTCCACTTTTATTGATGTTTTTGGGAGGTAGGCAACCAACCCATTCCCAAGAGGCAGGTTGGTCATTTAAAATTTTAATCAGGGTGCATATCTCCATCATTACCTCCATTTCAGGTTCAGGTTTCTTGGATCATAGCAACTGACGAGGCAAGGACTGTTGGATTCTGCAGATTAGTGCCTTTCCAGTGCTGCTTGTAGGCCACAGAAGGAAGTGGCACTTCCTTCTGACCCACCAAGTTAACCTGTGTCCACCTCCCACTTCAGGTCTGGCTATTCcaaccctcccctcctctcccgatGTAGCAACCTAATACCGCTGACTGCACCATGCCAAGCCATAATACCCCGTGAGCCATAATCTCCCACCACTATCTTCCCACACCCTCCTCTGTGACCCTGGCGAAAACCACACCTGTCCAGCCCATCTGATCTTTTTGCACCACCTCCCGCACCCCCAAACTCTGGTCTCtgattgtctccccccccccctcccccccccccccccccacagcctttgATTGGCCCCCACCAGCCTTTGATTTTTCTTTCCCTTCTTCACTTCCTGACTAAGCTGGTACCGTAGGCTTTCAAAGTAACTGCCCCCGTGGCCAGGGAAAGACAAAATCATTTTAATCAGGTACGGCTTTAAGTTCAGCTAAGCCTAAGGGAAAGCTCTTCCTCCCAGATTCTTGAATAAAAACTGACTTCCTCCTCGCCCCaactccccttcccttcccccaccccacccccattccctgcAAAAACTCAGGCTCAAGCATATTTACCTTTTCTCACAATGTAATGATGGTAGATATTAATGCTTTCCATTAGTTTGCCTCGATGACAAAGAAAATATTAAAAATCAAGCTAGGATCTCATCCCCCGCCCCACCTCTATCCTGAACTTTATTTAGTTTACATTTGGCCAAACGTGGCAGCATTGGAAAGAATTCTTACTTTTAGCCATTATTACTATACTCCTGGTCTGTCAATGGAAGCTTGGGCATGGATATTCAAATAATATCATTAAGTCTTGGACCGATTCAAAAAAGAAAGACTGGCCCATTCAAATTACAATCAAGTTAGTTGCTTGAAACATTTTCTCTTACAAAAAACACATTAATTTGCACATTCTTTGAAGGGAATATTAAAACAATTGGGATTGCTGTCAATAACCTAGAGACAATAGACCAAAATATAGATGGAAATAAGAAGAATGTTAGCAGTAAAATGAATATTGTCAAATTACTGAAAAATTTGACCATTTATCAAATGAATTTAGTCTTTTTCATTTTAAAGCATAATTAAAGCTCATTAGCAGCACAGAGAAACATACCCCTAATGTGGGCAAGAGTGGCCAGAGAACGGCTAACAATCGCGACATCTTTGGCATAAAGCATGGATATTCTTGGGCCATTATACCAACCACCTGCAGCAAATAAGTACAAACTAACTCAGTGCTTGCAAAACTGACCATCTCCACTGTTCagtactgtgctgcccaatggatTCTCTGAAGAGTGTGTCTCAACTAATTTCAGGATGAAAAAGATGAAAACAATGTGCATGGACTTGGAATTATGCTCTGCAATGTTAGGTTAGCACGTTTGTGCACAGAATGAAATGGATTAAAATACATTTATTCATTATTTCCTTTAACAAAGCAGACAAATGAATTGTGTATGGATTTTGTAAGTAGTTGTGCCCTACTATTCATATGGGTAATTTTGAAGAATTAATAGAATTGAGACATCATTTCCATTTTCTACAGATCGCATTAGTATAAATTTTTATTTTTACTTTCAAATTTTCTTATAGACAGTTTATATATTTATAATCACAATTACATTTGTTCTCATGGTCTTTTCTATTCCCTACGTGAAGGTGCTACTTCTGCCCAGGGTACAGTTTGAAGCAGCCCTCCAGTCTCTGACCCATTCTTCAGTGGGCTGTGACAATGCCAACTGCTGAAATTAGCTGTACATGAGCTTCTCGACATGTTTTTATATTTGTTCCAATTCTTTCCACTTCTTTACTGGAATGAAACAGCAGCATTCCTGTAGTGCTTTGCTCGAGCAGTTTGTCTTCATGTGACCATAATAGTAAGGACTGgggcagcacattggcacagtggttagcactgcagcctcacggagctgaggactttggttcgatcccagccctgggtcactgcccgtgtggtttgcacattttccccttgtttgcgtgggtctcacctccacaactcaaagatgtgcagggtaggtggattggccacgttaaattgccccttaattggatttcttTTAAAATAGTGAGTACCGCAGACCATGCAATCTTAAATAAAAGGCATTACGTGGATCTCAATCCTGTCCTATCCACCATCTCCACTTGAACACCTTGTAGTTGTGACCATTGGGCAGCAATCCGGTCTGAGAAACCTGGCCAAATTTCCCCCTCCCACATATAGGCCAGCGAGGTTAACTGGCATCATGCTATTGACTTCAGAAAGATCATTTAATTGTCAAGTTGAACCCGTACCTTTGTGGCAGAAAACAGAAGAATTTTAATTGCTGTCAAGTGAAAAATGTATATATTCTATTTTCTTTTCCAAAGAGAAGAGGTGTAAAACAGGCTACCAATTCGCTATCATCTGCAATCTTCCCGCACAATAATTtaaatgactcccccccccccccccgctgtatgGCTCAATCACAAATAGCTTTCAGAAATTATGTTTGATGCAAGTTATTTGTTTCCTCCTCTTTCGAGATGGAAAATTATTTGCAACAAGAACTATTTGTTGTTGAGTCACTCTTTATGTGTAACAAAACTATTGAAAAATAAATAGTATTATGTAGCACTACCATTTTTCAGTAACTAAATAACTTGCAAAGCATTCCATTTATTAAATTGTGTATAAAGAAAGTCAAATGTTAGAATTTGTACCATGTGTATAATCAGATATTaagaatggcttcacagctccttgTCCAGCTTCTTCAAACAGCTTTTTTGGAACTGAAATTTAAAAAGATAAATAATTACACAAATGTTTTTTATTTAGCTGTTTTGCGAGTATTATTTATAAGTCTCTGAATTTCTTACCACATGTGTATGATACTTGGAGCTGTTTGCGGACTCCTGGGAAACAGGGATCACCGAAATTCACAACACTGGCAAGGACCGAACAATTAGGTTTGCCATGGCACCTCGATGACATTTGTCTCAAAGCTGTAGGTGATAAGCACTCTGGAAGGAATGGAAATTATTCAAAGCATGGCACCATCTAATTTCTTCATAATTACTCATCTCTGCCCCTCCCCTGTTCTCTTGCCAGGGCATTTCATAAGAGCCaactatataataatctttattgtcacaaataggcttacattaatactgcaatgaagttactgtgaaaagcccctagtcaccacattccggcaactgttcgggtacacagagggagaattcagaatgtccaattcacataacagcacatctttcgagacttgtgggaggaaaccagagcacccggaggaaatccatgcagacacagggagaacagactccgcacacacagtgacccaagccgggaatcgaacctgggacctggcactgtgaagcaacagtgctaaccactgtgctaccatgccactgcaCTACTTACCCAAACAACTCCATATGTCTATATTAAGCAGTAAATATTAGCAGTTTATTGTATAGGGAAGATCAATCAATTTTGCAGTGATATTTTTAGATCATTTTACTCTCAATATTTTTATCTTTAGCCTTTCAAACTACTTTCACAAATGAAAACCTCACTTCCTGTGGTCCTGCCTGTCTATGCTTACCTTGATATCCTGCGAGGTTTGATAACTTACCTAGAATAACAAAAAGAAAAACCTCTCTCTTGATTATGTTAGTTACTGGGTTCCATTTTGTAACAACTGTAGCTTTTCAGAAGTTCAAGGTACCTTTGAAGTTTTCAGGGAACAGTCATTGATGTGAAAAGTGCAGGCAATGAGCACCACTAAAACAGTTGTCAGAGCTTTGTAAATACACACAACATTCTTTTGCGTCAAACATGTACTGTGAACAATTCAAACAGCATGTTTGTTTCAGTTACTATAGATTGCAGTGTAAACGTCGACCTGGCATACTTCCGACCCCATTTTCCCATCCCCAAAAATTATGTTTTTGCATATACTCAGCACATCAATCAGCCCCCCTGTCCGGCTATGACATGCTATACTCTAGTAATTAGCCTCAATTGTGCACCCCACAAAATACATGTTTTACTATCCGGCACCTTATGCTAACTTGATGCAAGGGAGTGAGCAAggcttggggtggcacggtggttagcactgttgactcacagcgccagggccccgggttcaattccggccttgagtcaaGGCTTGggctggcatggtggttagcactgctgactcacagcatcagggccccgggatcaattccggccttgggtcattgtctgtgcggagtttgtacgttctccctgtgtctgcgagggtttcctccgggtgctctggtttcctcccatagtcggaaaatatgcaggttaggtggattggccatgctaaattgccccttagtgtccggcgGTGTgacggttaggtgggggttacggggataggctgggagagtgggcataggtagggtgagggtcggtgctgaatggcctccttctgcactaattcTATGAGCAGGCAATATGGGCTGCAAGTGAAGATGCAGGAGTTTAAAACAGGTCTGCTCTTTGCTTTGGATGCTAATGGCATTTTAAAATGGCGACCATCCAGACCGACTGGCCACTTCTCCACTCTGCAAAGAAACTAATACCTATTTTTGGAGGGATTTTTCTGCGGTTACCAACGGTCAACTTATTTACCAACTTCATGCTTGAATCACCACGATGCAACGGAAACATTTCAAGGTGTTATTTTGGGCGCGTTTGGCGAGGTGTTTCTCGATTTCCATATTTGCGAGATCATGGCCCattagttttttttacacagagggtagtgggtgcctggaactcactgccggaggaggtggtggaagcagggacaatagtgacgtttaaggagcatcttgagaaatacatgaataggatgggaatagagggatacggaccctggaagtgtagaagattttagtttagatgggcagcatggtcggcgcaggcttagagggccgaagggcctgttcctgtgctgtacttttctttgtcctttgttcttttgttcatattcaacggcacttagtgccaaaaatgagccccccatGTGCTCTCGCCATTACTagc
This portion of the Scyliorhinus torazame isolate Kashiwa2021f chromosome 5, sScyTor2.1, whole genome shotgun sequence genome encodes:
- the LOC140421060 gene encoding protein eva-1 homolog C isoform X1 → MITLKQFRCQVGFSFVTLFWFYLWGQFEAAPDFSGYLLKILQNHTVHACDRDRLSVSCPPQTSISILSAFYGRRVPSEHLCPSTRNTSAESINCAALTAIPKVFDECQDQSSCQFSVNSRVFGLDPCPGTNKYLIVSFKCKPDGHKSKLACENEELLLQCHNQTILVIYAARFGRVLHGNLECPSVNNTTPDIECLSPTALRQMSSRCHGKPNCSVLASVVNFGDPCFPGVRKQLQVSYTCVPKKLFEEAGQGAVKPFLISDYTHGGWYNGPRISMLYAKDVAIVSRSLATLAHIRGLPEKAALFFVSGVCSGLVFILCAFGFHVLVRQDIRKLLSEPQDNPESENGRTKISDDEDDASSDASFRRLTRQYRASDNIFSPEVAAVMVDRVEQKEQRDKEMWLNKESSPYAIQNLNQHPR
- the LOC140421060 gene encoding protein eva-1 homolog C isoform X2, with the translated sequence MITLKQFRCQVGFSFVTLFWFYLWGQFEAAPDFSGYLLKILQNHTVHACDRDRLSVSCPPQTSISILSAFYGRRVPSEHLCPSTRNTSAESINCAALTAIPKVFDECQDQSSCQFSVNSRVFGLDPCPGTNKYLIVSFKCKPDGHKSKLACENEELLLQCHNQTILVIYAARFGRVLHGNLECPSVNNTTPDIECLSPTALRQMSSRCHGKPNCSVLASVVNFGDPCFPGVRKQLQVSYTCVPKKLFEEAGQGAVKPFLISDYTHGLPEKAALFFVSGVCSGLVFILCAFGFHVLVRQDIRKLLSEPQDNPESENGRTKISDDEDDASSDASFRRLTRQYRASDNIFSPEVAAVMVDRVEQKEQRDKEMWLNKESSPYAIQNLNQHPR